In Candidatus Manganitrophus morganii, the genomic window AGTTTCTCTCCCTCGCATGCGGTGCCGATCGGAATTTGGACTTTCTCACTTCGTGGACACGCTGGAAGGGTATAATAGCTGCTCGCAATGGTTGCTTCCGTCGGCCCATAAAGATTGGTGAATGTCACATGGGGCAACCGTTTCATCCAATAGATCAGGGACGGAGTCGGAAAAACCTCGCCGCACCAGAGGACCCGTTTCAATGTTGGAAAATCATTCTGTTTCACTACATCAAGCTTGGCCATATAGTTGAGGATGGAAGGGACCGAGAACCATTGGGTGAGGCCGGAGTGAAGAATAAACTCAGCCAATTTATTCGGATAGAAGTTGAGTTCCGGAGCGACGAGATGGAGGGATGCCCCTGCCGCCAGTGATCCGAATAGATCAAAAACAGACAGATCAAAATGATGCGGAGGATGGCCTGAGATTTTATCCGCTGAATTGATCCCAAAATACCGGACGGCCCATTCGACAAAATGAATCACATTGGCATGGGTAATCACCACCCCTTTCGGAACACCTGTCGATCCGGAAGTGAAGAGAATATAAGCGGGATCCTCCGGGCGGACCTGATCATCCAGCGGATTTCCTGAGTAACTTTGAAAGTCCTGTCGAGTGAAAGTTGTCTTCAATCCGGCTCCTTCGATATTTTGATTCCCCACCCATCCGATCGAAAGATTGCCATTGGTTTTCTTTTCATGGACGATCTCGTCCAGTAACCCGGCCACAGCCCCTGCCGCAAGGATCATACGGCATTCACACAAATCAACCTTCTTTGCCGCCCAGGAGGCAGGACTGGTCGGATCGATCGGAACATAGATGCAGCCGGCCTTGAGAACCCCCAGAATACTGATAATAGCGCTCGGTGATTTCGGCATGACAAGGAGGACCCGATCTCCCTTCCGGCATCCGGCTGCGATAAGGAGGCGAGATAACTGATTGGCTGCTTCCTCCAATTGCCCATAGGTAAGGCTCTCCTCTCCCAAAACGACGGCCGTCGAATCAGGCTGGCAGGCTGCTTGCTCGGTTAAC contains:
- a CDS encoding amino acid adenylation domain-containing protein; this encodes MATLLQHWLTEQAACQPDSTAVVLGEESLTYGQLEEAANQLSRLLIAAGCRKGDRVLLVMPKSPSAIISILGVLKAGCIYVPIDPTSPASWAAKKVDLCECRMILAAGAVAGLLDEIVHEKKTNGNLSIGWVGNQNIEGAGLKTTFTRQDFQSYSGNPLDDQVRPEDPAYILFTSGSTGVPKGVVITHANVIHFVEWAVRYFGINSADKISGHPPHHFDLSVFDLFGSLAAGASLHLVAPELNFYPNKLAEFILHSGLTQWFSVPSILNYMAKLDVVKQNDFPTLKRVLWCGEVFPTPSLIYWMKRLPHVTFTNLYGPTEATIASSYYTLPACPRSEKVQIPIGTACEGEKLLVLNAKMEPVSPEEVGDLYIGGVGLSPGYWREPEKTEKVFLKNPHSADPSERIYKTGDLARVGKEGLVYFHGRNDLQVKSRGYRIELGEIESALNTLPFLQESAVVALPTDGFEGTILCCTYVPVKGEDVPPLRIRQELSRILPRYMLPSQWTVFNQLPKNANGKIDRRKLKELLEREKTQDHRKETKESVARFS